Genomic window (Stenotrophomonas maltophilia):
TCCAGCGAGGGTGACTCACCGGCGTGGCTGAGGAACTCGCCGACATCGAAGCCGATGCCGCCGGCGCCGATGATCGCCGCATTGGTGCCCACTTCAACCCGGCCCAGCAGCACGTCCAGGTAGCTGACCACCTTGGCGTGGTCAGCGCCGGGGAAGTCGACCTTGCGCGGGGTGATGCCGGTGGCCAGCACCACCTCGTCGAAGCCGGCCAGGGTGGCGGCATCAGCACGGGTGCTGAGGCGCAGCTGCACGCCGGTCTCCTGCAGCGTGTGGCGGAAGTAGCGCAGGGTCTCGTTGAACTCTTCCTTGCCGGGGATGCGCTTGGCCACGTTGAACTGGCCGCCGATCTCCTCGTTGGCATCGAACAGGGTGACCTGGTGGCCGCGCTGGGCAGCGACGGTGGCACAGGCCAGGCCGGCGGGGCCGGCACCGACCACGGCAACCTTCTTCGGCGTGGCAGTGGGGCGATAGACCAGCTCGGTCTCGTGCGCGGCACGCGGGTTGACCAGGCAGCTGGCCAGCTTGTTCTCGAACACGTGGTCCAGGCAGGCCTGGTTGCAGGCGATGCAGGTGTTGATCGCCTCGGCGCGGCCGGCACGGGCCTTGTTCGGCCACTGCGGGTCGGCCAGCAGCGGCCGCGCCAGCGACACCATGTCGGCGCCGCCATCGGCGAGGATGCGCTCGGCGACGTCGGGCATGTTGATGCGGTTGGTCGCCACCAGCGGCACCTTCACATGCGGCTTGAGCTTGGCGGTGACCCCGGCGAAGGCAGCTCGCGGCACCGAGGTGGCGATGGTCGGAATGCGCGCTTCGTGCCAGCCGATGCCGGAATTGATGATCGTCGCGCCGGCCGCCTCGATCGCCTGCGCCTGCTGCACGATCTCTTCCCAGTTGCTGCCGTCATCGACCAGATCCACCAGCGACAGGCGGTAGATGATGATGAAGTCCGGGCCGCAGGCTTCGCGGATGCGGCGCACGATCTCGACCGCGAAGCGCATGCGCTGGCGCGCGTCGCCGCCCCAGGCATCAGTGCGCTTGTTGGTGCGCGGGGCGATGAACTCGTTGATGAGGTAGCCCTCCGAGCCCATTACTTCGACGCCGTCGTAGCCGGCCTCGCGGGCCAGCTTCGCGCTGCGTGCGTAGTCGGCGATATGCCGCTCGACGCCACTGGCCGACAGTGCGCGCGGGGTGAACGGGTTGATCGGTGCCTTCAGCTTCGACGGCGCCACCGACAGCGGGTGGTAGGCGTAACGGCCAGCGTGCAGCAGCTGCAGGCAGATCTTCGCGCCGTGCTGGTGCGCGGCGGCGGTGAGCTGGCGGTGCGGCCGCACTTCCCACGGCCAGGACAGCTTGCCGCCGAACGGCTTCAGCCAGCCGACCACGTTCGGCGCGAAGCCCCCGGTGACGATCAGGCCGACGCCGCCCTCGGCGCGCTCGGCGAAGTAGGCCGCCAGGCGCGGGAAGTCGCGGGCGCGATCTTCCAGGCCGGTGTGCATCGAACCCATCAATACGCGGTTGCGCAGCTGGGTGAAGCCCAGGTCCAGCGGGGCGAACAGGTGGGGATAGGCGCTTTCGTTGGCTGGCGACATGGTCGATACGCTTGCGTACGGAAGCGCGAAGCGTGCCGCGAAACGGCGGCCGGGGCAAGGGCCGCTCTTGGGGTAGTGCCGGCCGCTGGCCGGGTACGCTCGGCACATGCGTGCTGTCGCTCCCGCAATTCGCTGCGCGAACCGCGGGCCCCACTTACCGGCCTCCAACCCCCGCGCCTGCGGCGCTGCCCCCGAACTCCGGGGGGGTAGTGCCGGCCGCTGGCCGGGTACGCTCGGCACATGCGTGCTGTCGCTCCCGCAATTCGCTGCGCGAACCGCGGGCCCCACTTACCGGCCTCCAACCCCCGCGCCTGCGGCGCTGCCCCCGAACTCCGGGGGGGTAGTGCCGGCCGCTGGCCGGGTACGCTCGGCACATGCGTGCTGTCGCTCCCGCAATTCGCTGCGCGAACCGCGGGCCCCACTTACCGGCCTCCAACCCCCGCGCCTGCGGCGCTGCCCCCGAACTCCGGGGGGTAGTGCCGGCCGCTGGCCGGCATCCCGTTCAGCTCAGGGGGACTGCGGTTGCCGGCCAGCGGCCGGCACTACCGGGGTGCGACCGATCCCGAACCAGCCCAGCGTCACCCCGCACAGCGGGCCGATCAGCAGGGCGAAGGCGAGGGTGCCGAGGCCGACATTGCCGCCCAGCCACCAGCCCAGCAGCAATACGCTGCCCTCGATCAGGCTGCGCACCTTCCAGATCGGCCAGCCGGTGCGGGCGTGCAGGCCGGTCATCAGGCCATCGCGCGGGCCGGGGCCCAGCTTGGCGCCGATGTACAGGCCGGTGGCCAGCGCAACCAGCAGCATGCCGGCACAGAACATCGCCAGCTGCCAGCCCAGGCCGACCGCCGGCGGCAGCAACCACAGGCCAAATTGTGCGGACGGGCCGATCAGCATCACGTTGAGAACGGTGCCGACACCCGGTTTCTGTCGCAACGGCCACCAAAGCAGCAGCACCAGCGCGCCGATCACATTGGTGGCCAGGCCGAACGACAGCGGCGTCTGCGCGGCGATGCCCTGCGACAGCACGTCCCAGGGAGCAACGCCGATCGCGGCACGGATCATCAGCGAGGCACCGAAGCCGTACAGGAACAGGCCGACGGTCAGTTGCAGCAGGCGTAGCGGAAGGGCAGTGGGCATGGGGCACTCGGGGGGAGGAGGATCTGTTCCCACCGTAAATCCGATTCAGTCGCTTCCATAGATACAGATGCCGGCCAATCCACTGTTACAGGCAGCCTTGATCCTGCATGTGGGGCTGTTCTGCGGAGCCGAGCATGGGCTCGGCTCTGCATCGGCGTTCCAGCCTGGCTAATCGTCCCAGCCCGCCAGTGCCAGCTTGCCAAGCGTGCGCCCGCTGGCCAGGCGCTGATGCGCGATGTCCAGGTTGGCCGCATTGATCGTGCCCAGTGTCTCGCTGAGGGTGCCGCGCAGCTGGCCGGCGTCGATCATGCTGGCCGCGCGGCTGAGGATGCGGTGCTGTTCGATGCGGTCGGCGGTGGCGAAGCGCGCGCGCGCGAACATGAATTCCCAGTGGATACCGATGCACTTGGCCTTGTACGGATCTCCGATGCGCAGCGCGCCGCGCGGTTCGACGATCAGGCCGACATGGCCCTGCGGCGCCAGCAGCTGGCCCAGTTCATCCCAGTAGTGGTCGGTGTCGGCCAGATTGAGTGCGACATGTACCGCATCGATGCCCAGCGCCTGCAACTGCGCCAGCAGCGGTCGGCTGTGGTCGATCACATGCTGCGCACCCATCTGCCGGCACCAGTCGGCCGAGGACGCGCGGGAGGCGGTGGCGATCACCTCGAAGCCGGCATGGCGGGCCAGCTGGATCGCCATCGATCCGACGCCGCCCGCACCGCCGATCACCAGCAGGTACTGGCCGGCATGACGGCAGTCATCCAGCTGCAACGGCATGCGCTGGAACAGCAGTTCCCATGCGGTGAGCGTGGTCAGCGGCAGGGCGGCCGCTTCAGCGAAATCCAGCGTGGTCGGCTTGCGTGCGACCAGGCGTTCATCCACCCATTGGTACTGCGCATTGCAGCCCGGGCGGGTGACATCGCCGGCGTAATAGACCTCGTCGCCGGAGGCGAACAGGCTGGCCTCTTCGCCGATGGCCTCGACCACGCCGGACGCGTCCCAGCCGAGCACGCGGGGCGCCTCGAGCGTGGCCGGATCAGTGGCCGCGCGCTGCTTGCCATCGACGGGATTGACCGAGACTGCTTCGACCCGGATCAGCAGGTCACGACCGCGCGGAGGCAGGGGTGGGGGCAGCTGGACATCGCCCAGCGCGGGGGCGGATTCACGACTCAGGGCGACGGCTTTCATCTCGGCTCCGGCTGGGTTCGTGGCCCCATCATAAGGTTCCTCACGTTTCCGCAAGCGCGCTGAACCGTGTGAAGCAATCCGTTGCGGAATATGTCGCTTCCGCCGCCTAAACACCGTCAAACCCTTGCCGCGCGAAGGTCTTGCGGATTTTCATCATCCTGTATAGGGTTTCAACGTCGGACCGGTGGAGGGTCGGGCACAACACTTCACATGTTACGGGACTGTTAACATGACCTTCACCCGCCTGAGCATAATGTTCGCGGCGGTGGCGTGCTGAATCGGCTGTCGAACATCGACGCAGTAGTGCTGGCCCATGCCTCTACCGGTTTCATACCCCCGAAATAGGAGCTGTACTCAATGAACAAGAAGATCCTTACTGCCGCGCTGCTGGGTGGTCTGGCTTTCGCCCAGGCTGCCTCCGCGCAGGAGTTCGATGACCGCTGGTACCTGACCGGTTCGGCCGGCTTCAACTTCCAGGACAGCGACCGTCTGACCAATGACGCTCCGTTCGTGACCCTGGGCCTGGGCAAGTTCATCAGCCCGAACTGGTCGCTGGACGGTGAGCTGAACTATCAGAACCCGAACTTCGATTCGAACAAGGACCTGAACTGGTCGCAGTACGGCGTCTCGCTGGACCTGCGTCGCCACTTCATCAAGGAAGGCCGCGGCTGGAACCCGTACATCCTGGGTGGCCTGGGCTACCAGAAGTCGGAAGAGTCCTACCCGTTCGATGCCACCGGTCCGCGCAAGCGTAAGGACGGCAACGTTGCCGCCAAGCTCGGCGTCGGCCTGCAGACCACCTTCGAGAAGCGCGTTGCTGTCCGCGCCGAAGTTGCCTACCGCGCTGACTTCGACGACCAGAGCGTTGCCGCCAAGAAGGAAGACTGGTTCGGTGACGTGCTGGCTTCGGTCGGTGTCGTGATCCCGCTGGGCCCGGCTCCGGTCGCGGCTGCTCCGGCTCCGGCTCCGGTTGCCCCGAGCTGCGCCGACCTGGATGACGACGGTGACGGCGTCAACAACTGCGACGACAAGTGCCCGAACTCGCAGCCGGGTCAGACCATCGGTCCGGACGGTTGCCCGGTGCCGGTCTCCATCGACCTGAAGGGCGTCAACTTCGACTTCGACAAGTCGAACCTGCGTCCGGACGCCGTGGCGATCCTGAGCGAAGCCACCGAGATCCTGAAGCGTTACCCGGATCTGCGCGTTGAAGTTGCCGGTCACACCGACTCGAAGGGTACCGACGCTTACAACCAGAAGCTGTCGGAGCGTCGTGCTACCGCCGTGTACAACTACCTGACCAAGAACGGCGTTGACGCCGGTCGCCTGGTCGGCCCGATCGGCTACGGCGAGAGCCGTCCGATTGCTCCGAACACCAACCCGGATGGTTCGGACAACCCGGAAGGTCGCGCCAAGAACCGTCGTACCGAGCTGAACGTCCAGAACTAAGTTCTGACGCTCTGCCAGTAAGACACAGCAGGACCCGGCTTCGGCCGGGTCTTGTTGTTTCTGCGGCCGGGAATCTGGAATTTCATGCGTCAGGGCAACCGTTCGTCGGGATTTTTTCCACAAAACCAATGAGTTGCCGTATTCATTGAAAGTGGCGCTTGAAAGCTGTCGCGGCATTGCTAAACTCGCCGCGTCACTTCCTTTCCTGGATGCCCTTCATGCTGCGCTCTGCATCGGCCGCCTTCCTGGCGCTGGCCCTGGTTCCCGCCGCCCACGCTGCGGTCGATTGCTCGGTCAACACCAGCGCCTCGCCGCTGCCGTTGCCGGCCACGACCATCGCGCCGGTGGCCGACGAGCTCTACATCCGTGGCAACCAGCTGGGCATGCCGGCCGGTGTGCTGAGCAGCAACTACGATCCGTCGCAGTCGCTGGACCAGGTGCTGCAGCGCCTGCGCATCGACGGCTGCCAGAACATCGCCAAGGCCATTCCGGGCGCACCGGCGGTGAAGCCGAACGATCCGGCGGCCTACAAGCCGCAGACCGAATTCGACAACACGCCCTGGCGCTTCGACATGAGCCAGAACGGCAAGCGCATGACCGCTGAAGAGTTCGATGCCTGGATGAAGGCGCGTGGCGTGCGTGTGGTCAAGGCACGTCCGGCTCCGGCCGCCACCCCGGCTCCAGCCGAAGCACCGGCTGAGACCAAGCCGGTCGACAAGAAGTAAGCGCCGCGGGGAGCAGAGGCTTGCGCACGCGCCGCCCACCTGCCGCCCCCGCTGCCCGCTCCCACGCATCGCGTGGGCGTGCGGTTCCGAATGTCTCCAGTGGCGTGCGCCATGGCCTGGCGCGCGTGCTGTCCAAGGCCGGCGTGTGCTCGCGCAGCGAGGCCGCGCGCTGGATCGCCGAAGGCCGCGTGCGCGTGTCCGGCCGCATCGTCCGTGATCCCGAATTCCCGATTGGCCAGCCGGCGCCACCCATCGAAGTCGATGGCCAGCCGATGGATGCGCCGCAGCGCCTGTACCTGATGCTCAACAAGCCGCGCGGCGTGGTGACCACGGCGCAGGACGAGCGTGGTCGCGACACCGTGTACCGCTGCTTTGATGGTGCTGGCCTGCCGTGGATCGCGCCGGTCGGGCGCCT
Coding sequences:
- a CDS encoding YczE/YyaS/YitT family protein codes for the protein MPTALPLRLLQLTVGLFLYGFGASLMIRAAIGVAPWDVLSQGIAAQTPLSFGLATNVIGALVLLLWWPLRQKPGVGTVLNVMLIGPSAQFGLWLLPPAVGLGWQLAMFCAGMLLVALATGLYIGAKLGPGPRDGLMTGLHARTGWPIWKVRSLIEGSVLLLGWWLGGNVGLGTLAFALLIGPLCGVTLGWFGIGRTPVVPAAGRQPQSP
- a CDS encoding OmpA family protein translates to MNKKILTAALLGGLAFAQAASAQEFDDRWYLTGSAGFNFQDSDRLTNDAPFVTLGLGKFISPNWSLDGELNYQNPNFDSNKDLNWSQYGVSLDLRRHFIKEGRGWNPYILGGLGYQKSEESYPFDATGPRKRKDGNVAAKLGVGLQTTFEKRVAVRAEVAYRADFDDQSVAAKKEDWFGDVLASVGVVIPLGPAPVAAAPAPAPVAPSCADLDDDGDGVNNCDDKCPNSQPGQTIGPDGCPVPVSIDLKGVNFDFDKSNLRPDAVAILSEATEILKRYPDLRVEVAGHTDSKGTDAYNQKLSERRATAVYNYLTKNGVDAGRLVGPIGYGESRPIAPNTNPDGSDNPEGRAKNRRTELNVQN
- a CDS encoding zinc-binding alcohol dehydrogenase family protein; the protein is MKAVALSRESAPALGDVQLPPPLPPRGRDLLIRVEAVSVNPVDGKQRAATDPATLEAPRVLGWDASGVVEAIGEEASLFASGDEVYYAGDVTRPGCNAQYQWVDERLVARKPTTLDFAEAAALPLTTLTAWELLFQRMPLQLDDCRHAGQYLLVIGGAGGVGSMAIQLARHAGFEVIATASRASSADWCRQMGAQHVIDHSRPLLAQLQALGIDAVHVALNLADTDHYWDELGQLLAPQGHVGLIVEPRGALRIGDPYKAKCIGIHWEFMFARARFATADRIEQHRILSRAASMIDAGQLRGTLSETLGTINAANLDIAHQRLASGRTLGKLALAGWDD
- a CDS encoding NADPH-dependent 2,4-dienoyl-CoA reductase, coding for MSPANESAYPHLFAPLDLGFTQLRNRVLMGSMHTGLEDRARDFPRLAAYFAERAEGGVGLIVTGGFAPNVVGWLKPFGGKLSWPWEVRPHRQLTAAAHQHGAKICLQLLHAGRYAYHPLSVAPSKLKAPINPFTPRALSASGVERHIADYARSAKLAREAGYDGVEVMGSEGYLINEFIAPRTNKRTDAWGGDARQRMRFAVEIVRRIREACGPDFIIIYRLSLVDLVDDGSNWEEIVQQAQAIEAAGATIINSGIGWHEARIPTIATSVPRAAFAGVTAKLKPHVKVPLVATNRINMPDVAERILADGGADMVSLARPLLADPQWPNKARAGRAEAINTCIACNQACLDHVFENKLASCLVNPRAAHETELVYRPTATPKKVAVVGAGPAGLACATVAAQRGHQVTLFDANEEIGGQFNVAKRIPGKEEFNETLRYFRHTLQETGVQLRLSTRADAATLAGFDEVVLATGITPRKVDFPGADHAKVVSYLDVLLGRVEVGTNAAIIGAGGIGFDVGEFLSHAGESPSLDPQRWMAEWGVDASFEARGSLGRPEVEASPRRLWLLQRSPGKPGARLGKTTGWIHRATLKAKGVRMLGGVEYLGVDDEGLRIRVEGSEQLLPVDHVVICAGQEPNRALQAELQAAGINAQLIGGADVAAELDAKRAIDQGSRVAAAL